The stretch of DNA CCCTGGACAACGGCACCGCGACCGCAACCGTCACCGTGAACCGGACGCCGGCCATCACCAGCGCCAACACGGCCGCCTTCACCGTCGGCACGGCCGGCTCGTTCACGGTGACCACCAGCGGCTACCCGGCGCCCGCGATCGGCCGGACCGGCACGCTGCCGGCCGGCATGACCTTCGTCGACAACGGCAACGGCACCGCGACCCTGTCGGGAACCCCGACCGCCGGCGGGTCCTTCCCGCTCAGCCTGACCGCGAGCAACGGGGTGAACCCGAACGCCACCCAGACGCTGACCGTCACCGTCAGCCAGGCGCCGGCCTTCACCAGCGCCAACACCGCCACCTTCACGACCGGCACGGCCGGATCGTTCACGATCACCACCACTGCCACCGCGTACCCGACGCCGGTCACGATCACCAAGACGGGCACCCTGCCGACCGGCCTGAGCTTCACCGACAACGGCAACGGCACGGCGACCCTGTCCGGCACGCCGGCCGCCGGGACCGGCGGGGCGTACTCGCTCAACCTGACCGCCTCCAACGGGGTCAACCCGAACGGCACCCAGACGCTGACGGTCAACGTCAACCAGGCGCCAGCGGTCACCACCAACCCCTCGGACCAGTCGGTCAACCCGGGCGCCTCGGTGAGCTTCACCGCCGCGGCGTCGGGCTTCCCGGCCCCGACGGTGCAGTGGCAGCGTTCGGTCGGCGGCGGCAGCTTCGCTGACATCGCCGGCGCGACCAGCCCCACCTACACCTTCACGGCGGCGGCCGGTGACAACGGCAATCAGTACCGGGCGGTGTTCACCAACTTGGTGAGCTCGGCGACCTCCACCGCGGCAAACCTGACGGTGTCCAGCGCGCCGACCATCAGCAGCGCCAACAGCACCTCGTTCGCGGTGGGGACGGCGGGCTCGTTCACCGTCACCACCAGCGGGTTCCCGAACCCGACGCTGACCACCACCGGCACCCTGCCGGCGTGGCTGAGCTTCACCGACAACGGCGACGGCACCGGCGCCCTGGCCGGCACCCCGCCGACCGGTAGCGGCGGCAACTACAGCTTCACCATCAACGCCGACAACGGCACCGCCCCATCGGACAGCCAGGCGTTCACCCTGACGGTGACCGAGTCGCCAACCATCACCAGCGCCGATCACGCCAGCTTCCAGGCCGGCACGGCAGGCAGCTTCCTGGTGACCACGGCGGCCGGCTTCCCGGTGGCGACCACGCTGAGCAAGACCGGCACGCTGCCGAGCGGCGTGACGTTCACCGACAACGGCAACGGCACGGCGAGCCTGGCGGGGACCCCGGCCGCCGGCACGGCTGGCAGTTACCCGATCACGATCAAGGCCAGCAACGGCGCCAGCCCGGACGCGAGCCAGAGCTTCACGCTGACGGTGGTGGAGTCGCCGGTGATCACCAGCGCCGACCACGCCACCTTCACAGTGGGCACGCCCGGGTCGTTCTCGGTCACCACCTCCGGCGGCGCGGGAACCACGGTGTCCTACACCGGCACGCTGCCCTCCGGGGTGAGCTTCACCCCGTCCGGTAGCGGCGCGAGCATCGCGGGCACCCCGGCCGCGGGCACCGGCGGCACGTACCCGATCACCATCACCGCCAGCGACGGCGTCACACCCGACAGCACCCAGAACTTCACGCTGACGGTCAACCAGCCGCCGGTGATCACCAGCGCCGACCACGACAGCTTCAGCCTGGGCGTGGCGGGCTCGTTCACGGTGACCACGGCTCCGGGAGTTCCGGCCGCCACGACGATCACCAAGACCGGGGCGTTGCCGGCCGGTGTCACCTTCACCGACAACGGCGACGGCACCGCCACCCTGGCCGGCACCCCGACCGCGGCCGGGTCCTTCCCGATCACTATCACCGCCAGCAACGGCGTCGCCCCGAATGACACTCAGTCGTTCACGCTGACGGTCAACCAGGCGCCGGACATCACCAGCGCCGACCACACCACGTTCGCGGTGGGCACGGCGGGCAGCTTCACGGTGACCACCAGTCCGGCCGCCGACACGGTGACCAAGACCGCCGGGACCCTGCCGGCCGGTGTGAGCTTCACCGACAACGGCGACGGCACGGCCACCCTGGCCGGCACGCCGGCGGCCGGGACCGGCGGGACGTACGCCCTGTCGTTCAAGGCGACTAACGCGACCGGGTTCAGCACCCAGTCCTTCACCCTCACGGTGAACGAGCTGGCCGGCATCACCAGCGCTGACCACGCTGCCTTCGTGATCGGCACGGCCGGCAGCTTCACGGTGACCACCACGGCCGGGTACCCGACGGCGACCACGATCACCAAGACCGGCGCCCTGCCGACAGGGGTGAGCTTCACCGACAACGGCGACGGCACGGCCACCCTGGCCGGCACGCCGGCTGCCGGGACCGACGGCAGCTACCCGCTGACGATCACCGCGACCAACGCGGCCGGCGCCCGCCAGCAGTCCTTCACCCTCACCGTGTCGCCGGCGAACGCCTCGCCGGTGATCACCAGCGCCGACCACGCCACGTTCACTTACGGCGTCGCGGGCAGCTTCACGGTGACCACCACGGCCGGGTACCCGACGGCCACCACGATCACCAAGACCGGCGCGTTGCCGGCCGGGGTGAGCTTCACCGACAACGGTGACGGCACCGCCACGATCGCCGGCGCCCCGACCGTGGCCGGAAGCTTCGCGATCACCATCACGGCCAGCAACGGGGCCAGCACCGACGCGACCCAGTCGTTCACGCTGACGGTCACCAAGAAGCCGGTCATCACCAGCGGCAACGCGACCACGTTCGCGATCGGCACGGCGGGCGCCTTCACGGTGACCACCACGGCCGGCTACCCGACACCGACGACGCTGTCGGCGACCGGGACGCTGCCCTCGGGCGTGACGTTCACCGACAACGGCGATGGCACCGCCACGCTGGCCGGCACGCCGGCGGCCGGCACGACCGGCAGCTACCCGCTGACCATCGGCGCCAGCAACACCGCCGGCACCACCCAGCAGGCGTTCACCCTGACGGTGCAGCCGGCGAACTCCTCGCCGGTGATCACCAGCGCCGACCACGCCACCTTCACCAAGGGCGCGGCGGGCAGCTTCACGGTGACCACCACGGCCGGCTACCCGACGGCCACCACGATCACCAAGACCGGCACGCTGCCGGCCGGGGTGAGCTTCACCGACAACGGCAACGGGACTGCCACGATCGCCGGCACCCCGACGGTCGCGGGCGCGTTCACTATCACCATCACGGCCAGCAACGGGGCCACGGCTAACGCCACCCAGAGCTGGACGCTGACCGTCAACGCGCCGCCGGTGATCACCAGCGCCAACACCGTCACGTTCACCTCAGACGTCGCGGGGCAGAGCTTCACGGTCACCACGACCGCCGGGTACCCGACCGCCACCACCATCACCGAGACCGGCGCCCTGCCGGCCGGGATGACCTTCACCGACAACGGCAACGGCACCGCGACCATCGCCGGAACCCCGTCGGTGACCGCCAGCGCCAACTACCCGCTGGTCATCACGGCCAGCAACGGCATCTCACCCAACGCCACCCAGAACTTCACGCTCAAGGTGACCAAGGTGGCCGCGGTCGCGCTGCCGGCCTCCAAGCCGAAGCCGGCCGGCAAGCTGGGCGGCGTGCCGTCGAAGATCTACGTCAACCAGGTGATCACGGTTA from Jatrophihabitans sp. encodes:
- a CDS encoding putative Ig domain-containing protein, which encodes MPHIRSSSFPVLLARAGVALALAVSGQAVFMPTASAATLTVTSTADVATNFGACGNPAQTTSSGSLREAVCAANNAGATSSTITVAAGTYTLANGELQMGKVSGSNITLTGAGAGSTVIDGNNASRVFNLDPTIVGGVTTSISGVTITNGAVTTFGGAGIIAGSGNAANRDTLTISNSTISNNDVNSATTNKYGGGLQFFGGSLTITNSTFSGNTSGSSSGSAVAYANQDTASGEQLTVSGVTFSGNSTNASVANINVGGALHLSGVSTAPARTVTNSRFINNTVAGSGTGIAQGGGIFSEGGSLTVTESTFTGNSVTGGANRFGGGISVIGGTAQVHHSRFTGNVATNGSGASLGVASGATLNATDNWWGCNTGPGTAGCDTAAGSPTVSPRLVLSATASPSTVVGPNATSTITAALTQNSVGSAIGAANLDAFAGLPIGWSDPLPSGATLAAASSNLSSGSTSTTYNSQASSGPGHVLATLDNGTATATVTVNRTPAITSANTAAFTVGTAGSFTVTTSGYPAPAIGRTGTLPAGMTFVDNGNGTATLSGTPTAGGSFPLSLTASNGVNPNATQTLTVTVSQAPAFTSANTATFTTGTAGSFTITTTATAYPTPVTITKTGTLPTGLSFTDNGNGTATLSGTPAAGTGGAYSLNLTASNGVNPNGTQTLTVNVNQAPAVTTNPSDQSVNPGASVSFTAAASGFPAPTVQWQRSVGGGSFADIAGATSPTYTFTAAAGDNGNQYRAVFTNLVSSATSTAANLTVSSAPTISSANSTSFAVGTAGSFTVTTSGFPNPTLTTTGTLPAWLSFTDNGDGTGALAGTPPTGSGGNYSFTINADNGTAPSDSQAFTLTVTESPTITSADHASFQAGTAGSFLVTTAAGFPVATTLSKTGTLPSGVTFTDNGNGTASLAGTPAAGTAGSYPITIKASNGASPDASQSFTLTVVESPVITSADHATFTVGTPGSFSVTTSGGAGTTVSYTGTLPSGVSFTPSGSGASIAGTPAAGTGGTYPITITASDGVTPDSTQNFTLTVNQPPVITSADHDSFSLGVAGSFTVTTAPGVPAATTITKTGALPAGVTFTDNGDGTATLAGTPTAAGSFPITITASNGVAPNDTQSFTLTVNQAPDITSADHTTFAVGTAGSFTVTTSPAADTVTKTAGTLPAGVSFTDNGDGTATLAGTPAAGTGGTYALSFKATNATGFSTQSFTLTVNELAGITSADHAAFVIGTAGSFTVTTTAGYPTATTITKTGALPTGVSFTDNGDGTATLAGTPAAGTDGSYPLTITATNAAGARQQSFTLTVSPANASPVITSADHATFTYGVAGSFTVTTTAGYPTATTITKTGALPAGVSFTDNGDGTATIAGAPTVAGSFAITITASNGASTDATQSFTLTVTKKPVITSGNATTFAIGTAGAFTVTTTAGYPTPTTLSATGTLPSGVTFTDNGDGTATLAGTPAAGTTGSYPLTIGASNTAGTTQQAFTLTVQPANSSPVITSADHATFTKGAAGSFTVTTTAGYPTATTITKTGTLPAGVSFTDNGNGTATIAGTPTVAGAFTITITASNGATANATQSWTLTVNAPPVITSANTVTFTSDVAGQSFTVTTTAGYPTATTITETGALPAGMTFTDNGNGTATIAGTPSVTASANYPLVITASNGISPNATQNFTLKVTKVAAVALPASKPKPAGKLGGVPSKIYVNQVITVTGTGYKPGAPIELGWYYSSSGKAMKLTVLARGFANAAGNFSITLTVPNNTGSKTMMSAGLGSDGKARYLSAETVVNPPLGTSTGTTNPILGTSTGGGGLTGGGGSTGGGGLAGGGGLANTGLGVNQRASAASAGALALTGLALMFFSRRRRTEDK